CATGTTGAGGTAGTTTGGCTGAAGGTACAGGATAGAGTACAGTCTGTACCAGACCAGAACATGTTGAGGTAGTTTGGCTGAAGGTAGAGTACTGCCTGTACCAGACCAGAACATGTTGAGGTAGTTTGGCTGAAGGTACAGGATAGAAGAAGCTTACTTCAGTCTTCACTAAAACCTCCATCTCAAGTGCATTGTTTTCGCCCATAGACTTGTTTCACATAGACTGTATAAAGACTGGTTTCACACATAAAcaggcttgacattaacctgtttatctacttgtccttcagacaaggaggtgactgaaaatgttgttgtgttgtttacactttacaaaataaaatgcatgattATTCCCATagcattattacagagaatcagacacatGATGCtgccctctgcctattggctacttagtttATTCacgcctgtctcaaaatacaacactgtcccTTTAAAGACAAAggaaagctctttacctgacctACTTGTCTAGaaatgttttgtgctcttgtaggaagcaatcactcccctactactgactactaatgatctataactgggctaataactcactgaCTAGTAAAGGATATGAACTCAAAATGTGGACACGTGGCTACATGCTGCTCTTggtttgatctcaaaacaagcacatctactcaCTATCAagtcagatgttattggtcacatacaggtgttcagcagatgttattgcgggtgtagtgaaatgcttgtgtttcctagctccgacagtgcaaataatatctaacaatttcacaacatttaCACACAGATCTCAGTTAAAGAAATGGAATTAAGAAcgtataaatatttggacgagcgaCGTCAGTGATACcacagctgtaaacacagtccagtttaaAGGAAATgccacagatccatatatggcaatgatctatttgcatataggcctaacTGCAGTTCTGATTGGTTATGCCCCACCAGTttgtgtagagtacgggctgagtcgtgctcaatagaatcctactctgaCGCGTTCTGCcttcaacaaaatctcttgcatggGTAGTTTTGTTTCAGGTATGTTTGCATTGAAATTGGCCACTGTCGCCACAGTAAAGTGAAATGTAGATtggtgttaactaacagggaacacactctagaaagttgagtaaagttcaatctcgtgcttctctcagTGGGCTGATATTTCTTGCTGTGCAGCAATCTCAGGCTACTGCGCGCTGCGCTCAGTTTAGAGGGAACGTTGGTTAGGACTGAGTTAGCACCGAGTTGGGACTAGAAAGATGGAGAACTTTGTGTGTGTTCGCTTGAGAGTGTACGAacgtgtgtatatgagtgtgtgtgtgtgtgtgttagaggtgtatgcTACAGTGTTGTTTatgtgatgctgctgctgctgatgctgctgctgctgctggtgacCTAGATTCAGACCGGGCCTCCTGCCTGAACACACTGGCTACATCACAAATAGAACCCTaggccctatgtagtgcactactgttgggTCTGATCCCCATtggccctggtctctctctctctcatctctgtcacATGCATTTACATGTGACAGAGatagtgtgtgtgacagagatagTATGGCGTGAATGTGTATGCCCCACTTCTAAGACtagaccccctccctccctccctccacacacacacaggatttaAAGTCAGTAATCTTGGAGCAatataacaaatcaaatcaaatcaaatcaaattttatttgtcacatacacatggttagcagatgttaatgcgagtgtagcgaaatgcttgtgcttctagttccgacaatgcagtaataacaagtaatctaactaacaattccaaactactgtcttgtacacagtgtaaggggataaagaatatgtacataaggatatatgaatgagtgatggtacagagcagcataggcaagatacagtagatggtatcgggtacagtatgtacaaatgagatgagtatgtaaacaaagtggcatagtatagtataaagtggctagtgatacatgtattacataaggataccgtcgatgatatagagtacagtatatacgtatgcgtatgagatgaataatgtagggtaagtaacatttatataaggtagcattgtttaaagtggctagtgatatatttacatcatttcccatcaattcccattattaaagtggctggagttgagtcagtgtcagtgtgttggcagcagccactcagtgttagtggtggctgtttaacagtctgatggccttgagatagaagctgtttttcagtctctcggtcccagctttgatgcacctgtactgacctcgccttctggatgatagcggggtgaacaggcagtggctcgggtggttgatgtccttgatgatctttatggccttcctgtgacatcgggtggtgtaggtgtcctggagggcaggtagtttgcccccggtgatgcgttgtgcagacctcactaccctctggagagccttacggttgagggcggtgcagttgccataccaggcggtgatacagcccgccaggatgctctcgattgtgcatctgtagaagtttgtgagtgcttttggtgacaagccgaatttcttcagcctcctgaggttgaagaggcgctgctgcgccttcttcacgatgctgtctgtgtgagtggaccaattcagtttgtctgtgatgtgtatgccgaggaacttaaaacttgctaccctctccactactgttccatcgatgtggataggggggtgttccctctgctgtttcctgaagtccacaatcatctccttagttttgttgacgttgagtgtgaggttgttttcctgacaccacactccgagggccctcacctcctccctgtaggccgtctcatcgttgttggtaatcaagcctaccactgttgtgtcgtccgcaaacttgatgattgagttggaggcgtgcgtggccacgcagtcgtgggtgaacagggagtacaggagagggctcagaacgcaaccttgtggggccccagtgttgaggatcagcggggaggagatgttgttgcctaccctcaccacctgggggcggcccgtcaggaagtccagtacccagttgcacagggcggggtcgagacccagggtctcgagcttgatgacgagcttggagggtactatggtaacAGATTCACCCCAGCGTGGGAGGAACATTCAGGTCACATggataatcacacacacacacaatgttgatCGCAGAAAGCCTCAGACTATTGTTGAGAAGATGCTGTCAGTGAAGCATGAAATCACCCTCACTCCAGCTGAAACAAAGTCTGTtacggtcctggtcaaaagttagtgcactatgtagggaatatgatgctatttgggacgcaacccTTGTTTTTCAGGACTTCGTGTATGCACGGAAATCCATACAGTGGGTTTGGCTTTCGGACTTGCTATGAACATAGACCACCGACCTATAGATACGTCTTGATCTGTTGCTAGGAAACAGTCCTACTGGCATGTCTACACTTTAATTCCAAGAGTGTTGCTGATAGCTAAGTCAAGAAAGGAAAGGAACAAATGTTATTCCATAATCACTATCCAGTATAATcattcctagccactgtgcttctacatctgcattgcttgctgtttggggtttcaggctgggtttctgtacagcactttgtgacatcggctgatgtaaaaagggctttataaatcaattttTATTGATTTGATGGATTGATTGATTTAGTAACCTACAAAATCTCATCACTTTGGACAACTGCCATTCTGATAGTTATTTCTAGAGCTTTCATTTAATTTCACCATATCCAGCAGTAGGCTACTACAATCATTAGAATCACTAGAATCCTACATCAGACGTGTCATTCTACTGTCTGTCATTGTGTGTTCAACGTGGAAAGTTATGACAGATGCTCACATAAAGACGAGTGTGGAGCTTCGACCGCAACTATTATTATCACGTAGCGAGCGGATGACACGGAGATGCAACGCAACTTTGCGCAACAGAAAAACATGCCCATACTCGCTCAAAATCAACTTCCGTAATTCTAAAACACCCCCGTTTCACGAGAAGCCATCACCCAACATGCCTTTATCGATACATATGCACTTCACACAATTGAGGTTATTGTTGATGATGAATGAAAGTACAGCATCGAGGGCTTGGCTTTCACCAACCCTCAGGATACAATAcatttccagaaaatgtcaaagaAAACACCCAAGTAAGCCAGTTCATAGTACATCAAAAGTAATATTCGAGACATTAGTAAACGCTTCATGTAGCCTATTAAATAATGCGATAACGAATCCTACCTGATTCGGACTTAGTTTCTGGTCATTCTAAAGTTCGATGCCGTTTCGGCTACCGACCAAAGCAAAGACGTTCTTGCGCCAgtccaaaaaaaacaaaacaatttactGGGCTTTCTGCTGATCGGCAGCTCCACTAGCCAATAGAATAAGGATATCGCCCAGTCTTCCTCTCCGTGTGCCCGCCCTCTGTGTTGCAAATGTGATACAATAGCTTTGCTGTGTAATAGTTAAAACCACTGATGAAACTCGGATGATGCATTGGCATAAACATCCCAAGTCAAGTCTCAACCAAATAAATGTACATTCTAACTGTGCGATTTTATTGTATGGGCATTTTATCATCGCCAAAATATGCATGTGATTGAGAATACATGTACTGCAGTCGACCCTAAGTGACTGAATCATGAcagctatcaaatcaaatcaaactttatttgtcacatgcatcggatacaagtgtagaccttaccgtgaaatgcttacttacaagcccttaaccaacagtgtagccACCAACagttaaccaacagtgtagacctcacagtgaaatgctgacttacaagcccttaaccaacagtgtagaccttacagtgaaatgctgacttacaagcccttaaccaacagtgtagaccttaccgtgaaatgctgacttacaagcccttaaccaacagtgtagaccttaccgtgaaatgctgacttacaagcccttaagcaacagtgtagacctcacagtgaaatgctttacttacaagcccttaaccaacagtgtagacctcacagtgaaatgctttacttacaagcccttaaccaacagtgcagttcaagaagagttaagaaatgatttaccaaataaactaaagtaaaaaattataaaaagtaacacaacaacataacaataacgaggccatatacagtgggcaccggtaccgagtcagtgtgagggtacaggttagttgaggtcatttgtacatgtaggtaggggtgaagtgactatgcaaagacaataaacagcgagtagcagcagtgtacaagggggggtcaatgtagattgtccagtggccatttgattaattgttcagcagtcttatggcttggggagtagaagctgttaaggagcggtaccgcttaccgtgcggtagtagagaaaacagactatgacttggatgactggagtctctgacaattttttggccgttcctctgacaccgcctggtatataggtcctggatggcaggaagcttggccccagtgatgtactgggccgtacgcactccCTCTGTAGcgaccttacggtcagatgccgagcagttgccataccaggcggcgaTGCGAAcgttcaggatgctctcgacggCGCATCACCATGAGGCTTTATCAATCCGTGGACTAAAACACAATGCTATTATTATGGTATCAAAATAGCATACAGTTCAGTCTGCATTCGTTTTATTAGTAGTCAAACAAACAGCTAAATTAGCTTTAAAAACCCCCGAATAAAACAACATCTCACAACACAACCCCTCTCCCCGACATATTAACGTTTTAAAATGTTTGTCAATCGTAAAGTATTTTTTGTCTGTGATGTCTTTTTCGTTGTGTGTCGGACCCAGGAAGACAAGCCATTGTCGCCATTGGaatcggctaatggggatctcAGTAAAATCTCAATCTAAAAAcagaataatatacagtatatagccacATGAAGAGCCctggctctctgtctgtatacCGTTTCAAGAGCACCCCCTAGTGGTGATAGACAGAAAtggctctctgtctgtatacCGTTTCAAGAGCACCCCCTAGTGGTGATAGACAGAAAtggctctctgtctgtatacCGTTTCAAGAGTGGTGATAGACAGAAAtggctctctgtctgtatacCGTTTCAAGAGCACCCCCTAGTGGTGATAGACAGAAAtggctctctgtctgtatacCGTTTCAAGACCACCTATCGATGATACGTCGGCAAAATACGCTGTATTTATTTGAGCTCTAAGGTTTTATAAATCAAACTGTTGTCAAACACTTGTCATCGTTGGTTAAAGCATTTCAGGCAGAAAACCTCTTAGAAAACAACAACTTGGTATGCTTATCCAATCAGAATAATATAGAATGTGGTTTTACATGTTGATTGCTCTGTGTGAGTGTTCTATGTGTGCGCGCGATAGAGAGATGTGAAGTGtatctattcctttggaacttttgtgagtgtaatgattacttttcatttttttattgtttatttcacttgtatTTATTATCcctttcacttgctttggcaatgtaaatataTGTTTCCGATGCCAaacatctgagagagagagagagaggtagagggaggggtaaGAGCTAGAGAGAACAAGCTGTGCGTAAAAGTACCCGCCGGCCACCATACATGCGTGTAAAAGTGAAGTACGGTGTCCAGTGCTCGCAGTTTTACAGATTAACAACACATTTGATTGGTTTAAAATCCGCGTGCCCACCACTCTAAAAACCAACAGGGGTCATTGtgatttgtggagttgttgaagcGCGCTATACATCTGAGCGCCTCACGGGACAATCCTCTAGATTAGCGGTTGACGCAGAGGATGGATTTCGTAGATAGCAACCTGATACTGTACGGTACTGGTCGGTATACAGGGACGTCGGTATACAGGGACGGGATGATCTAGAATGGACGAATGAAATGCTTTAAATGTAACGTATTTCGATACTCTTCCTATTATCAAATTAGTCCGTCGTTATAAGGATAGAATGTGTGTAGTCCTAATCGTTAAATAGGCTAGATGAGCTATGACGGGAGAGCTAAATATGGACCATTCCTGTTTCGATTCCAAAATGAAGAGACCCAACGGAATGACGGCAGATTTGGTGCGTTACAACACGGTCTTGTGGGACGTTTGTGATGGAGCCGTTTAACTTTCTCACTAAAACAAGCAGATGTAAGAATGCGTAACGGTACTTTAATGGTTGGAAGTAACATCTAAACCTTTTGGCTAAAATGAATGTATTGTCGGGTTCTGCTTGCTCACTAACACCAGATAACAATCTCAGGTATACAAGCGTAGACTACATTTAGCTGGCATGCCAAGTGTGTGAATAGGAGGAACTTTAAAATATCTATCCCGCCATTGTGCCCTTGGGTAGGGCACTTAACCTATAACCTGCTCCAGGGCCGCTGTTTCTGCCACTGACCGACCGGTGCCTCTCTCAACGTGTGTGTTTGGAAAGGCAGAAGACAACTTTACTTTTGAAGTTTCACCCAACAATGGACTACACGATtatattctactctgttctgttgtcGTAGAACACCGCAGTTCAAAATGAACGTGTTGAAAATGAGGAAAGCCGTATTAAAAGAAGCGGTTAAACGCTTTCCATGGCTTGCCAACGTTACTCTGTATGGCTGCCTGTTTGCCGGCGGCGACTTTGTTCATCAGATGATCGCACAAAGAGAAGAGATGGACTGGAAACACACCAGAAATGTTGCCATAGTGGCCATCAGCTTCCATGGAAACTTTAATTATTTCTGGTTGCGGGCTTTGGAAAGCCGTTTCCCGGGGAAATCTCCCGGAATGCTCTTCCGCAAACTGCTCCTGGACCAAAGTTTTGCATCACCCTTGGCAACGAGTGTCTTCTACACAGGTAACGTGCATTTTAATGTGGTAAGTTTAATTGAAGTGTATCTATTGTAGCCTACAACAATTTTCTAATATGTCCTACATAGGAATAACCTTATATAGAGAAACAGACCAATGCGTCATGTCCATTGGGTAATAGGCCTAGGTTAGGCTACTCTCCTATAGCCTAACCTTGGATGTGTGAATTTGTAAATGCTGAACGTGATGAACGGACAGTGCTCTAACGTGTACTCGTTCAAAAGGTCATGTGCAAAATGCACGAGGTTTGAGTGATGCGTGAAATGGGCACAAAGTGTGACCTACAGTTTGTACTCTCTCGCCGTCTTCATCTGCAGGAGTGAGTTTCTTGGAGAATAAAGACGACGTCTTCGAGGACTGGAGAGAAAAGTTCCTCAACACGTACAAGGTAAGATGAAATCAGAACGAACCGGAACCGACCGAGAGGCCGGCCGGCCCACGCATACAGGCAGAGAAGGAAAGTCACCTTCCGCCCGCCTGGTGTGAGCTCACCCCCGATTAACCCAGATTATGGCACCGCTTTTGCGCAGCAATGGGCAGGCGGCCAGGGATACGGCAATACATGACTATTACTGCCAGTCGAGCCCAACTCTTCCAGGCCCAACAACCGTTGTAAAATAATACTGACATCTGGGTAGAACATATTCCCCCCATTGAAATCAAATGAAAGGGCAGTGTAGAACGTTAGAGGGGAGCTGCTGGGAGAAGTCCCATTGATCTGAGTGGTAGATCTATAGATCTGGACATATAGAGAGGGATGCTGCTGGAAGAAGTCCCATTGATCTGAGTGGTAGATCTATAGATCTGGACATATAGAGAGGGATGCTGCTGGAAGAAGTCCCATTGATCTGAGTGGTAGATCTATAGATCTGGACATATAGAGAGGGATGCTGCTGGAAGAAGTCCCATTGATCTGAGTGGTAGATCTATAGGGGTGCTGCTGGAAGAAGTCTCTGATTGTTTTATGAGTGgaaaatcaagctttatttaaaTTGCTTTGTTATCACAGTCTCGCAATCCACTTAATGAAGGAAATACAAACGGAGAGATGAactgagcagacagacagacagacagacagacaggaaggaaggaaggaaggaaggaaggaaggaaggaaggaaggaaggaagacagACATACATGAGAGGCAGACTGACCAGACCTGCTAGTCAGTTTATGCTGTGAAGGATCTGTGCCAGAACGGAGCTCTTGGAATACTGTATGAGACTTGGTTTGATTATTAACATGTATCTTGTCTCTCTGAATTTCAGACTGGACTCATGTACTGGCCTTTCATGCAGGTAAATGATAAGGATACTATTGATAGACAGTGTATCACTGTCCTGTAAATATCCCATTGTATTGATGATAAACTATATTGTGTGAAGACATAACATCATGCTCTGAATTTACTATAAACATCAGGTTGACCCTGTGCTGTGTCAATACAGTAAtgtcacacgcacgcacacacgcacgcacgcaaacacacacacacacacacacacacacacacacacacacacacacacacacactcttctatTTCAGTATGATGGTTTATTTACTGTTAGAGATAACCACCTTCTTCTGCGGAAGTGATGATCTGATGTCATAATAGGGTGCTGGAACTTTCTATGtttgtgctgttctaataactaatgtctgtgttctagtcatgtgctgttctaataactcatgtctgtgttctagtcatgtgctgttctaataactaatgtctgtgttctagtcatgtgctgtaataactaatgtctgtgttctagtcatgtgctgttctaataactaatgtctgtgttctagtcatgtgctgttctaataactaatgtctgtgttctagtcatgtgctgttctaataactaatgtctgtgttctagtcatgtgctgttctaataactaatgtctgtgttctagtcatgtgctgttctaataactaatgtctgtgttctagtcatgtgctgttctaataactaatgtctgtgttctagtcatgtgctgttctaataactaatgtctgtgttctatttatgtgctgttctaataactaatgtctgtgttctatttatgtgctgttctaataactaatgtctgtgttctagtcatgtgctgttctaataactaatgtctgtgttctagtcatgtgctgttctaataactaatgtctgtgttctagtcatgtgctgttctaataactaatgtctgtgttctagtcatgtgctgtaataactcatgtctgtgttctagtcatgtgctgttctaataactaatgtctgtgttctagtcatgtgctgttctaataactaatgtctgtgttctagtcatgtgctgtaataactaatgtctgtgttctagtcatgtgctgtaataactaatgtctgtgttctagtcatgtgctgttctaataactaatgtctgtgttctagtcatgtgctgtaataactaatgtctgtgttctagtcatgtgctgttctaataactaatgtctgtgttctagtcatgtgctgttctaataactaatgtctgtgttctagtcatgtgctgttctaataactaatgtctgtgttctagtcatgtgctgttctaataactaatgtctgtgttctagtcatgtgctgttctaataactaatgtctgtgttctagtcatgtgctgttctaataactaatgtctgtgttctagtcatgtgctgttctaataactaatgtctgtgttctatttatgtgctgttctaataactcatGTCtttgttctagtcatgtgctgttctaataactaatgtctgtgttctagtcatgtgctgttctaataactaatgtctgtgttctatttatgtgctgttctaataactaatgtctgtgttctagtcatgtgctgttctaataactaatgtctgtgttctagtcatgtgctgtaataactcatgtctgtgttctagtcatgtgctgttctaataactaatgtctgtgttctattcatgtgctgtaataactcatgtctgtgttctagtcatgtgctgttctaatacctaatgtctgtgttctatttatgtgctgttctaataactcatgtctgtgttctagtcatgtgctgttctaataactaatgtctgttctatttatgtgctgttctaataactaatgtatgtgttctagtcatgtgctgttctaataactaatgtctgtgttctagtcatgtgctgttctaataactaatgtctgtgttctatttatgtgctgttctaataactaatgtctgtgttctagtcatgtgctgttctaataactaatgtctgttttctagtcatgtgctgttctaataactaatgtctgtgttctagtcatgtgctgttctaataactaatgtctgtgttctagtcatgtgctgttctaataactaatgtctgtgttctagtcatgtgctgttctaataactaatgcctgtgttctagtcatgtgctgttctaataactaatgtctgtgttctagtcatgtgctgttctaataactaatgtctgtgttctagtcatgtgctgttctaataactaatgtctgtgttctagtcatgtgctgttctaataactaatgtctgtgttctatttatgtgctgttctaataactcatgtctgtgttctagtcatgtgctgttctaataactaatgtctgtgttctagtcatgtgctgttctaataactaatgtctgtgttctatttatgtgctgttctaataacttatgtctgtgttctagtcatgtgctgttctaataactaatgtctgtgttctagtcatgtgctgttctaataactaatgtctgtgttctatttatgtgctgttctaataactaatgtctgtgttctagtcatgtgctgttctaataactaatgtctgtgttctagtcatgtgctgttctaataactaatgtctgtgttctagtcatgtgctgttctaataactaatgtctgtgttctagtcatgtgctgttctaataactaatgtctgttttctagtcatgtgctgttctaataactaatgtctgtgttctagtcatgtgctgttctaataactaatgtctgtgttctatttatgtgctgttctaataactaatgtctgtgttctagtcatgtgctgttctaataactaatgtctgtgttctagtcatgtgctgttctaataactaatgtctgtgttctagtcatgtgctgttctaataactaatgtctgtgttctagtcatgtgctgttctaataactaatgtctgtgttctagtcatgtgctgttctaataactaatgtctgtgttctatttatgtgctgttctaataactcatgtctgtgttctagtcatgtgctgttctaataactaatgtctgtgttctagtcatgtgctgttctaataactaatgtctgtgttctatttatgtgctgttctaataactcatgtctgtgttctagtcatgtgctgttctaataactaatgtctgtgttctagtcatgtgctgttctaataactaatgtctgtgttctatttatgtgctgttctaataactaatgtctgtgttctagtcatgtgctgttctaataactaatgtctgtgttctagtcatgtgctgttctaataactaatgtctgtgttctagtcatgtgctgttctaataactaatgtctgtgttctagtcatgtgctgttctaataactaatgtctgtgttctagtcatgtgctgttctaataactaatgtctgtgttctagtcatgtgctgttctaataactaatgcctgtgttctagtcatgtgctgttctaataactaatgtctgtgttctagtcatgtgctgttctaataactaatgtctgtgttctagtcatgtgctgttctaataactaatgtctgtgttctagtcatgtgctgttctaataactaatgtctgtgttctatttatgtgctgttctaataactcatgtctgtgttctagtcatgtgctgttctaataactaatgtctgtgttctagtcatgtgctgttctaataactaatgtctgtgttctatttatgtgctgttctaataacttatgtctgtgttctagtcatgtgctgttctaataactaatgtctgtgttctagtcatgtgctgttctaataactaatgtctgtgttctatttatgtgctgttctaataactaatgtctgtgttctagtcatgtgctgttctaataactaatgtctgtgttctagtcatgtgctgttctaataactaatgtctgtgttctagtcatgtgctgttctaataactaatgtctgtgttctagtcatgtgctgttctaataactaatgtctgttttctagtcatgtgct
This genomic stretch from Oncorhynchus clarkii lewisi isolate Uvic-CL-2024 chromosome 13, UVic_Ocla_1.0, whole genome shotgun sequence harbors:
- the LOC139365252 gene encoding mpv17-like protein, with translation MNVLKMRKAVLKEAVKRFPWLANVTLYGCLFAGGDFVHQMIAQREEMDWKHTRNVAIVAISFHGNFNYFWLRALESRFPGKSPGMLFRKLLLDQSFASPLATSVFYTGVSFLENKDDVFEDWREKFLNTYKTGLMYWPFMQFLNFILMPLYLRTVFMGCCAFLWATFLCFSRQSGDGTASVALAFVLYPKQRLQAAREAHLARKKQKEEEEQQQSTGN